One Nocardia iowensis DNA window includes the following coding sequences:
- a CDS encoding LLM class F420-dependent oxidoreductase, with the protein MRFGMFIPQGWRLDLVGIEPAQQWRVMRDLAQRADAGDTWESLWVYDHFHTVPVPTEEATHEAWTLMSAFAASTSRIRLGQMCTAMSYRNPAYLAKVAATVDLISGGRVEMGIGGGWYEHEWRAYGYGFPPAGERLGRLDEGVQIFRQAWTTGTATLDGKHYQVDGAIVRPLPLQEGGIPVWIAGGGEKKTLRIAAKYAQYTNFSGEPAEFAQKSDILRTHCGEVGTDFDAIVRSSNFNAVIAATEAEVEERLSALQAKLASAIGDDQAKGFVDGMFRTSAAVGTPEQIVERLAKVRDLGLGYAIVNFPEAAYDTSGIELFEREVAPALA; encoded by the coding sequence GTGCGCTTCGGCATGTTCATTCCGCAGGGTTGGCGGCTCGATCTGGTCGGGATCGAACCGGCGCAGCAGTGGCGGGTGATGCGGGATCTCGCGCAACGCGCGGATGCCGGTGACACCTGGGAGTCGCTGTGGGTGTACGACCACTTCCATACCGTTCCGGTGCCGACCGAGGAGGCGACGCACGAGGCGTGGACGTTGATGTCGGCGTTCGCGGCATCGACCTCGCGGATTCGGCTCGGACAGATGTGTACCGCGATGAGCTACCGCAATCCGGCGTATCTGGCGAAGGTCGCGGCGACCGTCGACCTGATCTCCGGCGGGCGGGTCGAGATGGGCATCGGCGGCGGCTGGTACGAACACGAATGGCGCGCTTACGGTTACGGATTCCCGCCGGCGGGTGAGCGGCTCGGCCGCCTCGACGAGGGCGTGCAGATCTTCCGGCAGGCGTGGACGACGGGCACGGCCACCTTGGACGGCAAGCACTACCAAGTCGACGGCGCCATCGTGCGGCCACTTCCGTTGCAGGAGGGCGGGATTCCGGTGTGGATCGCGGGCGGCGGCGAGAAGAAGACGCTGCGGATCGCGGCGAAGTACGCCCAGTACACCAACTTCAGCGGCGAACCAGCAGAGTTCGCGCAGAAGTCCGACATTCTGCGCACCCACTGCGGCGAGGTCGGCACCGATTTCGATGCCATCGTGCGCTCCTCGAACTTCAACGCGGTCATCGCCGCCACCGAAGCCGAAGTCGAAGAGCGTCTTTCCGCGCTGCAGGCCAAGCTGGCCTCGGCGATCGGCGACGATCAGGCCAAGGGCTTCGTCGACGGCATGTTCCGCACTTCGGCCGCGGTCGGCACCCCGGAGCAGATCGTCGAAAGGCTTGCCAAGGTCCGCGATCTCGGCCTCGGCTACGCCATCGTCAACTTCCCCGAAGCCGCCTACGACACCTCCGGCATCGAACTCTTCGAACGTGAGGTAGCTCCCGCGCTCGCCTGA
- the nrdE gene encoding class 1b ribonucleoside-diphosphate reductase subunit alpha has translation MDYHALNAMLNLYGPNGEIQFDKDREAAHQYFLQHVNQNTVFFHNLDEKLDYLLEENYYEPEVLEQYSRPFIKQLFQQAYAKKFRFPTFLGAFKYYTSYTLKTFDGKRYLERFEDRVCMVALTLAAGDEVLASKLVDEIIDGRFQPATPTFLNSGKKQRGEPVSCFLLRIEDNMESIGRSINSALQLSKRGGGVALLLSNIREHGAPIKKIENQSSGVIPIMKLLEDSFSYANQLGARQGAGAVYLHAHHPDIYRFLDTKRENADEKIRIKTLSLGVVIPDITFELAKKNEDMYLFSPYDVERIYGKPFADIDVTEKYYEMVDDKRIRKSKIKAREFFQTIAELQFESGYPYIMFEDTVNRSNPIAGKITHSNLCSEILQVSTPSVFNDDLSYAKVGKDISCNLGSLNIAKTMDSPDFAQTIETSIRALTAVSDQTHIYSVPSIEQGNNESHAIGLGQMNLHGYLARERVHYGSEEGIDFTNIYFYTVVYHAIRASNLIAKERGTYFGGFPESKYASGEYFDKYTDQVWEPKTERVAQLFADAGVHIPTQDDWRELKASVMQHGIYNQNLQAVPPTGSISYINHSTSSIHPVASKIEIRKEGKIGRVYYPAPYLTNDNLEYYEDAYEIGYEKIIDTYAAATQHVDQGLSLTLFFKDTASTRDLNRAQIYAWRKGIKTLYYIRLRQMALEGTEVEGCVSCML, from the coding sequence ATGGACTACCACGCCCTCAACGCGATGCTGAACTTGTACGGACCGAACGGCGAGATCCAGTTCGACAAGGACCGCGAGGCCGCCCACCAGTACTTCCTGCAGCACGTCAACCAGAACACCGTCTTCTTCCACAACCTGGACGAGAAGCTGGACTACCTGCTCGAGGAGAACTACTACGAGCCGGAGGTACTCGAGCAGTACAGCCGCCCGTTCATCAAGCAGCTGTTCCAGCAGGCGTACGCCAAGAAGTTCCGGTTCCCCACCTTCCTCGGCGCGTTCAAGTACTACACCTCGTACACGCTGAAGACCTTCGACGGCAAGCGCTACCTGGAGCGGTTCGAGGACCGCGTCTGCATGGTCGCGCTCACCCTCGCCGCCGGTGACGAGGTGCTGGCGAGCAAGCTGGTCGACGAGATCATCGACGGCCGCTTCCAGCCCGCCACCCCGACCTTCCTCAACTCGGGCAAGAAGCAGCGCGGCGAGCCGGTGTCCTGCTTCCTGCTGCGCATCGAGGACAACATGGAGTCCATCGGGCGCTCCATCAACTCCGCGCTGCAACTGTCCAAGCGTGGTGGCGGTGTCGCGTTGCTGCTCAGCAACATTCGCGAGCACGGTGCGCCGATCAAGAAGATCGAGAACCAGAGCTCGGGCGTCATCCCGATCATGAAGCTGCTGGAGGACTCGTTCTCCTACGCCAACCAGCTCGGTGCCCGACAGGGCGCGGGCGCGGTGTATCTGCACGCGCACCACCCCGACATCTACCGCTTCCTCGACACCAAGCGGGAGAACGCGGACGAGAAGATCCGCATCAAGACGCTCTCGCTGGGTGTGGTGATCCCGGACATCACCTTCGAGCTGGCGAAGAAGAACGAGGACATGTACCTGTTCTCGCCCTACGACGTGGAACGCATCTACGGCAAGCCGTTCGCCGACATCGACGTCACCGAGAAGTACTACGAGATGGTCGACGACAAGCGGATCCGCAAGTCGAAGATCAAGGCGCGTGAGTTCTTCCAGACCATCGCCGAGCTGCAGTTCGAATCCGGCTACCCGTACATCATGTTCGAGGACACGGTGAACCGGTCCAACCCGATCGCGGGCAAGATCACCCACTCGAACCTGTGCTCGGAGATCCTGCAGGTCTCCACGCCGTCGGTGTTCAACGACGACCTGTCCTACGCCAAGGTGGGCAAGGACATCTCGTGCAACCTCGGGTCGCTCAACATCGCCAAGACGATGGACTCACCCGACTTCGCGCAGACCATCGAGACCTCGATCCGCGCGCTGACCGCGGTGTCGGACCAGACGCACATCTACTCGGTGCCGTCGATCGAGCAGGGCAACAACGAATCCCACGCGATCGGCCTCGGCCAGATGAACCTGCACGGGTACCTGGCCCGCGAGCGGGTGCACTACGGCTCCGAAGAGGGCATCGACTTCACCAACATCTACTTCTACACCGTTGTCTACCACGCGATTCGGGCGTCGAACCTGATCGCGAAGGAGCGCGGCACCTACTTCGGCGGCTTCCCCGAGTCCAAGTATGCCAGCGGCGAGTACTTCGACAAGTACACCGACCAGGTGTGGGAGCCGAAGACCGAACGGGTCGCGCAGCTGTTCGCCGACGCCGGTGTGCACATCCCCACCCAGGACGATTGGCGTGAGCTGAAGGCCTCGGTCATGCAGCACGGCATCTACAACCAGAACCTGCAGGCTGTCCCGCCGACCGGTTCGATCTCCTACATCAACCACTCCACCAGTTCCATCCACCCGGTGGCGTCGAAGATCGAGATCCGCAAGGAAGGCAAGATCGGCCGCGTCTACTACCCGGCGCCCTACCTCACCAACGACAACCTCGAATACTACGAGGACGCTTACGAAATCGGCTACGAGAAGATCATCGACACCTACGCCGCGGCCACCCAGCACGTGGACCAGGGCCTGTCGCTGACCCTCTTCTTCAAGGACACCGCCTCCACTCGCGACCTCAACCGGGCGCAGATCTACGCCTGGCGCAAGGGCATCAAGACCCTCTACTACATCCGCCTGCGCCAAATGGCCTTGGAGGGAACCGAAGTCGAGGGCTGCGTCTCCTGCATGCTGTAG
- a CDS encoding RNA polymerase sigma factor, with amino-acid sequence MDPAEAIDGIYRAEFGRALATVARLVGDIGLAEDAVQEAFADALRTWPDRGVPSSPGAWITTAARNRALDRLRRESARGGKEQDAVLLTAPSEEVVVSPVADDQLRMIFTCCHPALSPESQVALTLRLVCGLRTAEIARAFLQPEHTVAQRLTRAKAKIRSAGIPLRVPPAPLLPERMPAVLACVYLVFTEGYFATSGPTAIREELCDEAIRLGKLLCALLPDDPEARALLALMLLNDSRRSQRRGADGELVPIEDQDRTGWNHAQIQAGLRCLVSAAADGTGPYLAQARIAAAHATAPTWDRTDWRAVVSGYDELSQYTRSPAVLVNRAIAVGFLRGFDEGLAALDDIADHPRLATSHLVAATRADLLRRAGRHAESVEHYRIARDRAANEQVRRFLSRRLAEVENALRRNPINP; translated from the coding sequence ATGGACCCGGCCGAAGCGATAGACGGCATCTACCGTGCCGAATTCGGCCGGGCCCTCGCCACGGTCGCCCGGCTGGTCGGCGATATCGGGTTGGCCGAAGACGCGGTGCAGGAGGCATTCGCCGACGCGTTGCGCACCTGGCCGGACCGGGGTGTGCCGTCGAGCCCGGGTGCCTGGATCACCACCGCGGCGCGCAACCGCGCCCTGGACCGGCTGCGGCGCGAGTCGGCCAGGGGCGGCAAAGAGCAGGACGCGGTGCTGCTGACCGCGCCTAGCGAGGAGGTCGTCGTGTCGCCGGTAGCGGACGACCAATTGCGGATGATCTTCACCTGCTGCCATCCGGCGCTGTCCCCGGAGTCGCAGGTCGCATTGACCCTGCGGTTGGTCTGCGGGCTGCGGACCGCCGAGATCGCGAGGGCTTTCCTGCAGCCGGAACATACGGTGGCCCAACGCCTTACCCGTGCGAAGGCAAAGATTCGCTCTGCGGGCATTCCGCTGCGGGTGCCGCCTGCGCCGCTGTTACCGGAGCGCATGCCCGCGGTGCTCGCCTGCGTCTATCTGGTGTTCACCGAAGGCTACTTCGCCACCTCGGGGCCCACCGCGATTCGAGAGGAGCTGTGCGACGAGGCAATTCGACTCGGCAAACTGCTGTGCGCGCTGCTGCCGGACGATCCCGAAGCCCGCGCCCTGCTCGCGCTCATGCTGCTCAACGACAGTCGGCGAAGCCAACGACGCGGCGCCGACGGGGAATTGGTGCCGATCGAAGACCAGGACCGCACGGGGTGGAATCACGCGCAGATCCAAGCGGGGCTGCGCTGCCTGGTGTCCGCCGCGGCGGACGGCACCGGTCCCTATCTCGCGCAGGCCCGGATCGCGGCAGCCCACGCCACCGCACCCACTTGGGACCGGACCGATTGGCGCGCAGTCGTATCCGGTTACGACGAGTTGTCGCAGTACACGCGATCCCCGGCGGTCTTGGTGAATCGCGCGATTGCCGTCGGCTTCCTGCGTGGCTTCGACGAGGGGCTTGCCGCGCTCGACGACATTGCCGACCATCCGCGCCTGGCCACCTCGCATCTGGTCGCCGCCACCCGCGCCGACCTGCTGCGCCGGGCGGGGCGCCACGCGGAATCGGTGGAGCACTACCGCATCGCACGGGATCGCGCCGCCAACGAGCAGGTGCGGCGCTTTCTGTCCCGGCGTCTCGCCGAGGTGGAAAACGCCTTGCGCCGCAACCCGATCAATCCATAG
- a CDS encoding NAD(P)H-dependent oxidoreductase has product MSQTRILALVGSLRAASINRQLAETAVQTAPAGVEITLYEGLADIPFYNEDLDIQGAVPAAAQALRDAVAGADGLLIVTPEYNGTLPGVLKNAIDWASRPYGAGALQGKPTAVVSASISPNAAQWAHGDAVKSLGVAGASVVESAHLHFATIGERFGAAHPREDAEALTKLAATVHELVQATRGEFAAV; this is encoded by the coding sequence ATGAGTCAGACCCGGATCCTCGCTCTCGTCGGAAGCCTTCGTGCGGCTTCGATCAATCGGCAGCTTGCCGAGACCGCCGTGCAGACGGCCCCGGCGGGCGTCGAGATCACCCTCTACGAGGGCCTCGCCGATATTCCTTTCTACAACGAAGACCTCGACATCCAAGGCGCCGTGCCCGCCGCCGCACAGGCATTGCGCGACGCGGTCGCCGGGGCCGACGGCCTGCTCATCGTGACCCCGGAGTACAACGGCACGCTGCCGGGCGTGTTGAAGAACGCCATCGACTGGGCTTCGCGCCCATACGGCGCCGGCGCGCTCCAGGGCAAGCCGACCGCCGTGGTCAGCGCGTCGATCAGCCCCAACGCCGCGCAGTGGGCACACGGCGACGCGGTCAAGTCGCTCGGCGTCGCGGGCGCGAGCGTGGTGGAGTCCGCGCACCTGCACTTCGCCACGATCGGCGAGCGGTTCGGCGCGGCGCACCCGCGTGAGGACGCCGAGGCGCTGACCAAGCTGGCGGCCACCGTGCACGAACTGGTCCAGGCCACTCGAGGCGAATTCGCCGCCGTGTAA
- a CDS encoding DJ-1/PfpI family protein: protein MTRTIGLLLFPGVEELDAVGPWEMLALWTQYFPDDGYTAFTFSLDGGPIKCAKGLTIEAQYSFDTAPRRDVLIFPGGQGTRPMLADETMLAWVRAQRAATPLMTSVCTGSLVYAAAGLLAGRAATTHWMSLDRLAELDPTIDVRSEDRFVDDGDVITSSGVSAGIDMALHLIQRLASADRAREVRRLAQYDPRPPV from the coding sequence ATGACGCGCACCATCGGCCTGCTGCTGTTCCCCGGAGTGGAAGAACTCGACGCCGTCGGTCCGTGGGAGATGCTCGCCCTCTGGACCCAGTATTTTCCCGACGACGGTTACACGGCCTTCACGTTCTCGCTGGACGGCGGCCCGATCAAGTGCGCGAAGGGCCTGACGATCGAGGCGCAGTACTCGTTCGACACCGCGCCGAGGCGCGACGTGCTGATCTTCCCCGGCGGGCAGGGAACGCGGCCGATGCTGGCGGACGAGACCATGCTGGCGTGGGTGCGGGCGCAACGCGCGGCGACACCGTTGATGACCAGCGTCTGCACCGGTTCGCTTGTGTACGCGGCGGCGGGTTTGCTGGCCGGGCGAGCCGCGACCACCCACTGGATGTCCCTGGATCGACTGGCCGAACTGGACCCCACCATCGACGTCCGCTCCGAGGATCGATTCGTCGACGACGGCGACGTGATCACCTCTTCCGGCGTCTCCGCGGGCATCGACATGGCATTGCACCTGATTCAGCGGCTGGCTAGCGCTGATCGGGCGCGCGAGGTCCGCCGCCTCGCCCAGTACGATCCGCGACCTCCGGTGTAG
- a CDS encoding YciI family protein — translation MYYLAAMVGRGDGPEVEPDSAGFAAEVERYAAFEAKAGAAVVGGAALYPAETAINIRRSGGRTLITDGPFTELAEVVGGFYVFEAKDLDEAIQLARQLPAAEDGAVEVRPMVQWACEGTPGADWWTALLWESPGEVIAPGTPEWDAAVAEHQRFGEQFGSAIVGGGAVQPPTTATTVRVRDDQLLLTDGPFVESAEVIDGLYLITARGRAAAEEIAAGIPIGPKGRVELRQIVDVDG, via the coding sequence ATGTACTACCTGGCGGCAATGGTGGGACGCGGGGACGGGCCGGAGGTCGAGCCGGACTCGGCGGGTTTCGCGGCAGAGGTCGAGAGGTACGCGGCGTTCGAAGCGAAGGCGGGCGCCGCGGTCGTTGGCGGGGCCGCGCTGTATCCGGCGGAGACCGCGATCAATATCCGGCGCAGCGGGGGTCGGACGCTCATCACAGATGGTCCGTTCACCGAGCTGGCCGAGGTCGTCGGCGGCTTCTACGTGTTCGAAGCAAAAGATCTGGACGAGGCCATTCAGCTCGCTCGGCAGCTTCCGGCGGCCGAGGACGGCGCGGTCGAGGTGCGGCCGATGGTGCAGTGGGCGTGCGAAGGCACGCCGGGTGCGGACTGGTGGACTGCCCTGCTGTGGGAATCGCCGGGCGAGGTGATCGCGCCGGGGACTCCCGAGTGGGACGCCGCGGTTGCCGAGCATCAGCGGTTCGGCGAGCAGTTCGGCAGCGCGATCGTGGGCGGGGGAGCGGTGCAGCCGCCGACCACCGCGACCACCGTGCGGGTGCGCGACGACCAACTGCTGCTCACCGACGGGCCGTTCGTCGAATCGGCCGAGGTGATCGACGGCCTGTATCTGATCACGGCGCGGGGTCGGGCGGCGGCGGAGGAGATCGCGGCCGGAATTCCGATCGGTCCGAAGGGACGGGTGGAGCTCCGCCAGATCGTCGACGTCGACGGCTGA
- the nrdI gene encoding class Ib ribonucleoside-diphosphate reductase assembly flavoprotein NrdI produces MSDDSYGPAAPALVYFSSASENTHRFVEKLGLPATRIPLHTADSLRVDEPYVLIVPTYGGGRHVLGGNRSDKDFVPRQVAKFLNDPHNRALLRGVVAAGNTNFGDTYCYAGDVISRKCGVPYLYRFELMGTAEDVERVREGLGLFWQQQRQHRPEKRLA; encoded by the coding sequence GTGTCCGATGACAGCTACGGTCCCGCCGCTCCGGCACTGGTCTACTTCTCCAGCGCCTCGGAGAACACGCATCGCTTCGTCGAGAAGCTGGGTCTCCCGGCGACTCGCATTCCACTGCACACCGCCGATTCGCTGCGCGTCGACGAACCCTACGTGCTGATCGTCCCCACCTACGGGGGCGGTCGGCACGTCTTGGGGGGAAACCGGTCCGACAAGGACTTCGTGCCGCGGCAGGTCGCCAAGTTCCTCAACGATCCGCACAACCGTGCCTTGCTGCGCGGGGTGGTCGCGGCGGGAAACACGAACTTCGGCGATACCTACTGCTATGCGGGCGACGTGATCTCCCGCAAATGCGGGGTGCCGTACCTGTATCGCTTCGAACTCATGGGAACCGCCGAGGACGTCGAGCGCGTCCGAGAGGGATTGGGATTGTTTTGGCAACAACAACGACAGCACCGGCCGGAAAAACGGCTCGCGTAG
- a CDS encoding methyltransferase family protein — translation MATVAVGLYLVFAVAAFGWRSWWQWRRTGSTGFRGLNSRSSPMEWLVGVGLVGAFVLGFAAPVLQLTGVIAPIPLLDKSIVQWLGLAAAAAGIAGTLFAQHAMGESWRIGVDVAERTTLVRSGIFGTVRNPIFTGMFLFAAGATAMAPNLVAVVGFLLLVCVIELQVRLVEEPYLLDVHGDSYRSYTAEVGRFVPAVGRRAIPR, via the coding sequence ATGGCAACAGTCGCAGTGGGTTTGTATCTCGTTTTCGCCGTGGCGGCGTTCGGCTGGCGGAGCTGGTGGCAGTGGCGCCGCACCGGATCGACCGGATTCCGCGGCCTGAACAGCCGGTCCAGTCCGATGGAATGGCTTGTCGGAGTAGGGCTTGTCGGTGCGTTCGTCCTCGGGTTCGCCGCGCCGGTGCTGCAGCTGACCGGAGTGATAGCGCCGATTCCGTTGCTGGACAAGTCGATCGTGCAGTGGCTGGGGCTCGCCGCCGCTGCCGCCGGAATCGCGGGCACGCTCTTCGCGCAGCACGCCATGGGCGAATCATGGCGCATCGGCGTCGATGTCGCCGAACGCACCACGCTGGTCCGATCCGGCATCTTCGGCACGGTGCGCAACCCGATCTTCACCGGCATGTTCCTCTTCGCCGCGGGCGCCACCGCCATGGCTCCCAATCTTGTTGCCGTGGTGGGCTTTCTACTGCTCGTCTGCGTGATCGAGCTGCAGGTGCGGCTGGTCGAGGAGCCGTATCTGCTCGACGTGCACGGCGACAGCTACCGTTCGTATACCGCCGAGGTAGGACGATTCGTGCCCGCCGTCGGTAGGCGCGCAATCCCGCGTTAG
- a CDS encoding TetR/AcrR family transcriptional regulator: MLGIGAPLPGASEPTERADAARNRQLLLDAAQQLVREQGVDGLTMDALAKRAGVGKGTVFRRFGSRSGLLMALLDHSERKSQESFMFGPPPLGPGAPPVERLVAFGRARLLDIDVEGELYRAAEIGEAGDRYSGAPYILLKTHVSMLLRQAGVSGEIPLLADSLLATLSAALIMHQMHAQGFSRDQIGDNWEAFVRHVVSR, translated from the coding sequence CTGCTCGGCATCGGCGCACCCCTGCCCGGCGCGTCCGAACCCACCGAACGCGCCGATGCCGCACGCAACCGGCAGCTGCTGCTGGACGCCGCGCAGCAGCTGGTGCGCGAGCAAGGCGTCGACGGCCTCACCATGGACGCGCTGGCCAAGCGGGCGGGGGTCGGCAAGGGCACCGTCTTCCGCCGGTTCGGCAGCCGGTCCGGGTTGCTGATGGCGTTGCTGGATCACTCCGAGCGCAAGTCCCAGGAGTCGTTCATGTTCGGCCCGCCACCGCTGGGGCCGGGCGCGCCGCCGGTGGAACGGCTGGTCGCGTTCGGCCGGGCGCGGCTGCTCGACATCGACGTGGAGGGCGAGCTGTACCGCGCGGCCGAGATCGGTGAGGCGGGTGACCGCTATTCCGGCGCGCCCTACATCCTGCTCAAGACGCACGTGTCGATGTTGCTGCGCCAGGCGGGCGTTTCCGGCGAGATCCCATTGCTCGCCGACAGCCTGCTGGCCACCCTCAGTGCCGCCCTGATCATGCATCAGATGCACGCCCAGGGCTTCAGCCGGGACCAGATCGGAGACAACTGGGAAGCGTTCGTTCGCCACGTTGTTTCGCGGTGA
- the nadE gene encoding ammonia-dependent NAD(+) synthetase produces the protein MRNLREQIITELGVQPNIEPKTEVRRRVDFLKDYLTATPAKGFVLGISGGQDSSLAGRLCQLAVEELRADGADATFLAVRLPYGVQSDEADARAALRFIQPDKTVSVNVRPSANATAGEVASALKVDKLRDFVRGNIKARERMVIQYALAGQENLLVVGTDHAAEAVTGFFTKYGDGGVDLTPLTGLTKHQGAALLQELGAPESIWSKVPTADLEDDRPSLPDEEALGLTYRQIDDYLEGKDVTPEVAERIESIYLNTRHKRTVPVTPLDTWWRE, from the coding sequence ATGCGGAACCTGCGCGAACAGATCATCACGGAATTGGGCGTCCAGCCGAACATCGAGCCGAAGACCGAGGTGCGGCGGCGGGTCGATTTCCTCAAGGATTATCTGACCGCCACTCCCGCAAAGGGATTCGTGCTCGGCATCAGCGGCGGGCAGGACAGCTCGTTGGCGGGACGGTTGTGCCAGTTGGCGGTGGAGGAATTGCGCGCCGACGGCGCGGACGCGACGTTCCTCGCGGTGCGGCTGCCCTACGGCGTGCAATCCGACGAGGCCGACGCGCGCGCCGCGCTGCGGTTCATCCAGCCGGACAAGACGGTGTCGGTGAACGTGCGCCCGAGCGCCAACGCGACCGCGGGCGAGGTGGCCTCCGCGCTGAAGGTCGACAAGCTGCGCGACTTCGTCCGCGGCAACATCAAGGCCCGCGAGCGGATGGTGATCCAGTACGCGCTGGCCGGCCAGGAGAACCTGCTCGTCGTCGGCACCGACCACGCGGCGGAGGCGGTCACCGGCTTCTTCACCAAATACGGCGACGGCGGCGTTGACCTGACGCCACTGACCGGCCTCACCAAGCATCAGGGGGCCGCGCTGCTGCAGGAGTTGGGCGCCCCCGAAAGCATCTGGTCGAAGGTACCGACCGCCGACTTGGAGGACGACCGCCCCTCCCTCCCCGACGAAGAGGCGCTCGGCCTGACCTACCGCCAGATCGACGACTACCTCGAGGGCAAGGACGTCACGCCCGAGGTCGCCGAGCGAATCGAGTCCATCTACCTGAACACCCGCCACAAGCGAACGGTCCCGGTGACCCCCCTCGACACCTGGTGGCGCGAGTAG
- a CDS encoding redoxin NrdH: MTVTVYTKPACVQCNATYKALDKAGVDYEVIDISENDEARDYVMALGYLQAPVVVAGEDHWSGFRPDRIKSLATVAA; this comes from the coding sequence ATGACCGTCACCGTGTACACCAAGCCCGCTTGCGTCCAGTGCAATGCCACCTACAAGGCCCTCGACAAGGCCGGGGTGGACTACGAGGTAATCGACATCTCCGAGAACGACGAGGCGCGTGACTACGTCATGGCCCTCGGCTACCTGCAGGCTCCGGTCGTGGTGGCCGGTGAGGATCACTGGTCCGGTTTCCGGCCCGATCGCATCAAGTCGCTCGCCACCGTGGCGGCCTGA
- a CDS encoding glycosyltransferase, translating to MTKILAFTSPAKGHLYPVAPVLAELVSRGHDVTVLTLPGSEPALRPFGFTVRELPPVLANSTLDDWSTTSKIAALRAAVRALVARTPDEIQALRGAIIAERPDALLIDITAPGAQILAAASGLPWASWASMLLPLPSRDAPPFGPGLRPRPDRLGRVRDKTVQWFLNGRWNEVLPQLNHMRQYYGLDPLDNTVDYLRQPPLTLNFTAPPFDDVRTDWPDSVQQIGPGLWAPDAESPAWLDEIDRPLALVTCSTEFQDDGRLAQVAMDALADSELYTVVTAGAIDAGAFTVPPNARVEQFLPHHLLLDRAAVVVSHGGMGITQKALAAGVPVCAVPFGRAQSEVARRVVTNEAGSWVPAKRLNVANLRAGIDKAMGCRDGAARVAAGFAAAGGTLRGAELLERHFAGHEIGHATRTGAAPMYTPHTYPTNEVAPEITPGEPDPIVAPPNNSAPSDDRYWTTWQRRDR from the coding sequence ATGACGAAAATACTGGCATTCACCTCACCGGCTAAAGGACACCTGTATCCGGTCGCGCCGGTCCTGGCTGAGCTGGTATCACGCGGCCACGACGTGACCGTGCTGACGCTCCCGGGCAGCGAACCGGCATTGCGCCCCTTCGGATTCACGGTGCGCGAACTGCCGCCGGTACTGGCGAACAGCACCCTCGACGACTGGTCGACCACCTCGAAGATCGCGGCACTGCGCGCGGCCGTCCGCGCGCTCGTCGCCCGCACCCCCGACGAAATCCAGGCATTGCGCGGCGCGATCATCGCCGAACGACCGGACGCGCTGCTGATCGACATCACCGCACCCGGCGCGCAGATCCTGGCCGCGGCCAGTGGGCTGCCCTGGGCGTCGTGGGCGTCGATGCTGCTGCCGCTCCCCTCGCGCGACGCGCCGCCCTTCGGCCCCGGGTTGCGGCCGCGGCCGGACCGGCTCGGCCGGGTCCGCGACAAGACCGTGCAATGGTTCCTCAATGGCCGCTGGAACGAGGTGCTGCCGCAGCTCAACCACATGCGCCAGTATTACGGGCTGGATCCGCTGGACAACACCGTCGACTACCTGCGTCAGCCGCCGTTGACGCTCAACTTCACCGCACCGCCGTTCGACGACGTGCGCACCGACTGGCCCGACTCGGTCCAGCAGATCGGGCCCGGCCTGTGGGCGCCGGACGCCGAATCACCCGCGTGGCTGGACGAAATCGATCGGCCGCTGGCGCTGGTCACCTGCTCGACCGAATTCCAGGACGACGGCAGACTCGCCCAGGTCGCCATGGACGCGCTCGCCGACAGCGAGTTGTACACGGTCGTCACCGCGGGCGCCATCGATGCCGGGGCCTTCACGGTGCCGCCGAACGCACGGGTCGAGCAGTTCCTGCCCCATCACCTACTACTAGACCGGGCCGCCGTGGTCGTCTCACACGGTGGCATGGGAATCACCCAGAAGGCCTTGGCCGCAGGCGTTCCGGTGTGCGCGGTGCCGTTCGGCCGGGCGCAATCCGAGGTCGCGAGGCGCGTGGTCACCAACGAAGCAGGCAGTTGGGTACCCGCGAAGCGGCTCAACGTTGCCAACCTCCGCGCCGGCATCGACAAGGCGATGGGTTGCCGCGACGGCGCGGCGCGGGTAGCGGCCGGGTTCGCCGCGGCGGGCGGCACCCTGCGCGGTGCGGAACTGCTGGAACGGCACTTCGCCGGTCACGAGATCGGCCATGCGACGAGAACCGGTGCCGCGCCGATGTACACCCCGCACACCTATCCGACGAACGAGGTGGCGCCGGAAATCACCCCCGGTGAGCCGGATCCGATCGTCGCGCCGCCCAACAACTCCGCGCCCTCGGACGACCGGTATTGGACAACCTGGCAACGTCGCGATCGCTGA